In Helicoverpa armigera isolate CAAS_96S chromosome 20, ASM3070526v1, whole genome shotgun sequence, one DNA window encodes the following:
- the LOC110373469 gene encoding uncharacterized protein LOC110373469 isoform X3 has protein sequence MFGELYRFFNFRLSMRRLLSLTLLSLAAEHVRAQERDSEHQGPQPCGGHLKAAVGTITTPNFPNPFPVPIKCKWIIEHDIVNGTISIYFTQQYTTSGLTFTEYMYYDETYKLGERRALTVTEENITRIKWLQVQSPVLVVELNLNRVEGTQLRALGLLAVYGFNVTYEVRAPTRPPGPTSCSAIECRLLGHCYARQDYQEFFCSCFEGYSGADCGVGPRCPSTNLCKNGGTCRQMGPAAVSCICAPGYTGDLCEAQLAPPECGIEECAEVCKDGTACDCNPKDTDFASAKFETGLQVVGQVENISQEIVKELTTYLKASNITLEDEIEILNISSEAAGGARTARVRVWGARREAGALRAALARLAASRSRAHALRILPTAHHVEMQPALSLHTLVVNQRPELWEGSEFILTCMAYGSPNIAFTWYKDGVKINFNGTTRDIWTRTVSEDALGRRMSVLGVSEAKRLDGGKWSCAADDAGRRRCRALRLTVLRPPDIRLVPSTITVHKGDNVSITCLAGAGRVHGVLGFSWARERTLLPMVPGKEVWEDLYPAGSVLKLYNVQKSSEFRCQVSSVAGTNAKGVTMWALGADDVACESDASHGLRWPKTAPGAHATASCPPGHSGETTRFCEPKTGQQGVKWMLPDFSGCVAESLRDIYEQFTLISLGYSWGAVSHVSRQYGSVLRSLPTHPGEGQPPLTHASHMLQYLLSTAAQPADRYHSAEHLLNIYDTLLKHPDAFLDEEKIFDLQKAVVDTAGMRSDLDKRYQEFTVKTKSVHDDNAAHFELQPAPVGSEEWVVTSAGVELAAASGNASVVTVLYHNLGARLPSLRRYVEYKSGRATEYTVASQQVQVSASGAGVDASLPHTVTLLFAHSKNYSAIASQLACGVRSRSSPRVWSMQACEVRVPEHTHVACRCRGLATIALFTVDRETLTDSEKDLRGIVKVTVSLGGAMCLVAALLQLLSLVAGSKARLPILLKAATAATHSAAVLALLECDTRQSACPGPLGWVCAACWCAGCAALCAQPLLLHAELAASATRAPSVGLLAGVCTLCWLTARLWGGAPLQLGAAANAVCGAGAALLAALTLCLALCAARTLRTVTHKLPPDRRSYVRERARVVRHTLVLLFTTSATQAAGVAYAQPGERTMPHVTALSVAALANGIAMLICYVICDEECLHAARRLLTLSSHNEWHESPEGDTSLSLYIKQGREVECSSSHVSPANTYWRAPPLEAASTMHRRESSGACVADIVRCVEYKQALLSPRAVDSRALCDLIPTGGASVCAPTQSHVSHVCVELRVLPASPPVPRAQPYSDSSDTPKESCTMCSQSSPDVSVPAPAPARPIKSCLKKRSSQLSWSSSLPSIHRECDDNNQSHTQLVNTHSPTTTHTYTPTDKVLNKISHDLDFLLNRTPSRAADACAQRIEEAPT, from the exons GTGCAGAGTCCAGTGCTGGTGGTGGAGCTGAACCTGAACCGAGTGGAGGGCACGCAGCTGCGGGCGCTGGGCCTGCTGGCGGTGTACGGGTTCAACGTGACGTACGAGGTGCGCGCGCCGACGCGCCCGCCCGGGCCCACGTCGTGCAGCGCCATCGAGTGCAGGCTGCTCGGACACTGCTATGCGCGGCAAGACTACCA GGAGTTCTTCTGCTCGTGCTTCGAGGGCTACTCGGGCGCGGACTGCGGCGTGGGCCCGCGCTGCCCCAGCACCAACTTGTGCAAGAACGGCGGCACCTGCAG ACAGATGGGTCCAGCCGCCGTGAGCTGTATCTGCGCGCCGGGGTATACGGGCGATCTGTGCGAGGCGCAACTAGCGCCACCTG AATGTGGCATAGAAGAATGTGCAGAGGTTTGCAAAGATGGCACTGCATGTGACTGCAACCCAAAAGATACGGACTTtg CTTCAGCTAAATTCGAAACTGGACTGCAGGTAGTGGGCCAAGTTGAAAACATATCACAAGAAATTGTTAAAGAG TTAACAACGTATCTAAAAGCATCCAATATAACGCTGGAGGATGAAATAGAAATTCTTAATATTAG TTCAGAGGCGGCGGGTGGGGCGCGCACGGCCCGGGTGCGTGTGTGGGGCGCGCGGCGCGAGGCGGGGGCCCTGCGTGCGGCCCTGGCGCGCCTCGCCGCCTCGCGCAGCCGTGCGCACGCGCTGCGCATACTGCCCACTGCACACCACGTGGAAATGCAACCCGCGCTTAGTTTACAC ACTTTGGTAGTGAACCAGCGACCAGAACTATGGGAAGGCTCAGAGTTCATACTGACATGTATGGCGTACGGATCTCCCAACATTGCCTTCACGTGGTACAAAGACGGTGTCAAGATAAATTTTAATGGCACAACGAG AGATATTTGGACGCGCACAGTTTCAGAAGATGCACTAGGTCGTCGAATGTCTGTGTTGGGCGTATCAGAAGCAAAACGACTTGACGGTGGCAAGTGGTCCTGTGCAGCAGATGACGCTGGCAGGAGACGCTGTAGAGCGTTGAGGCTGACGGTGTTGAGACCGCCTGATATACGACTTGTACCTTCTACGATAACTGTCCATAAA GGTGATAATGTGAGTATCACGTGTCTGGCGGGAGCTGGCCGGGTACACGGCGTGCTCGGGTTCAGCTGGGCAAGGGAGAGGACGCTACTGCCGATGGTACCTGGCAAAGAGGTCTGGGAGGATCTGTACCCTGCGGGAAGCGTTCTCAAACTTTACAATGTGCAA AAATCCAGCGAGTTTCGATGTCAAGTATCATCAGTGGCCGGCACCAACGCCAAAGGTGTGACCATGTGGGCCCTAGGAGCTGATGACGTAGCGTGTGAGAGCGACGCCTCCCACGGTCTGCGCTGGCCGAAGACTGCTCCCGGTGCTCATGCGACTGCGTCCTGTCCGCCGGGCCATAGCGGGGAGACTACCAG GTTTTGTGAACCAAAGACGGGTCAGCAAGGTGTTAAGTGGATGCTGCCAGACTTCTCCGGCTGTGTTGCTGAATCACTGAGGGATATATATGAACAGTTTACCCTGATATCATTGGGGTACTCCTGGGGAGCGGTATCGCACGTGTCGCGGCAGTATGGCTCCGTGCTGCGGTCTCTGCCCACACACCCGGGTGAGGGCCAGCCTCCCCTCACACATGCATCTCACATGCTGCAGTACCTCCTGTCGACTGCGGCTCAACCTGCCGACCGGTACCACAGCGCCGAACATCTTCTCAACATCTACGACACCTTGCTCAAACACCCCGATGCTTTTTTGGATGAAGag aaaatcttcGATCTCCAAAAAGCTGTGGTAGATACAGCTGGTATGAGAAGTGACTTAGACAAGCGCTACCAAGAGTTCACAGTCAAAACTAAATCCGTACATGACGACAACGCGGCACACTTTGAGCTGCAGCCAGCTCCAGTGGGGAGTGAGGAGTGGGTCGTGACGTCAGCAGGAGTTGAGCTGGCGGCAGCCTCTGGAAACGCTTCCGTAGTGACCGTGCTTTACCATAACCTAGGAGCAAGATTACCGTCCTTGAGAAGATACGTAGAGTACAA GTCTGGCCGAGCGACAGAGTACACGGTAGCATCGCAACAAGTGCAAGTATCAGCGAGTGGCGCGGGAGTCGACGCTTCGCTTCCTCATACTGTGACACTGCTGTTCGCGCATTCCAAAAACTACAGTGCTATTG CGTCTCAGCTAGCATGCGGCGTTCGGTCGCGGTCGTCACCACGCGTGTGGAGCATGCAGGCGTGCGAGGTGCGCGTGCCTGAACACACGCACGTCGCGTGCCGCTGCCGGGGCCTCGCCACTATCGCACTCTTCACTGTCGACAGGGAGACACTC ACAGACTCAGAAAAAGATCTTCGAGGAATAGTGAAAGTCACAGTGAGCCTTGGAGGTGCAATGTGTCTTGTTGCGGCATTACTGCAGCTCCTCAGTCTGGTGGCCGGTAGCAAGGCCAGGCTGCCCATACTGCTCAAAGCCGCCACTGCTGCCACGCATTCCGCAGCGGTGTTGGCTCTCCTGGAGTGCGACACGCGGCAG TCGGCGTGTCCCGGGCCGCTGGGCTGGGTATGCGCGGCGTGCTGGTGTGCGGGCTGTGCCGCGCTGTGTGCGCAGCCACTGCTCCTGCACGCTGAGCTGGCTGCCTCGGCTACACGCGCGCCCTCTGTCGGCCTGCTGGCGG GCGTGTGCACGCTGTGCTGGCTGACAGCGCGACTGTGGGGCGGTGCACCACTGCAGCTCGGCGCAGCTGCTAACGCCGTGTGTGGCGCGGGCGCCGCACTGTTGGCCGCGCTCACCCTTTGCCTTGCTCTCTGTGCAGCCAGGACGTTACGAACG GTGACACACAAGCTACCCCCCGATAGACGCTCGTACGTGCGGGAGCGCGCACGTGTTGTGCGGCACACATTAGTGTTATTATTCACAACGTCAGCAACACAGGCGGCTGGGGTTGCGTACGCGCAGCCGGGCGAGAGGACCATGCCTCACGTCACCGCACTGTCAGTTGCTGCTCTCGCCAAC GGCATAGCAATGCTGATATGCTACGTGATCTGTGATGAAGAGTGTCTGCATGCCGCGAGACGGCTACTCACACTCTCCTCCCACAACGAGTGGCACGAGTCACCGGAGGGAGACACCTCGCTTAGTT TGTACATAAAGCAAGGACGTGAGGTGGAGTGCTCTTCATCCCACGTGTCACCAGCCAACACATACTGGCGAGCGCCTCCGCTGGAGGCTGCCAGCACAATGCACAG GcgcgagtcgagcggcgcgtgCGTGGCGGACATAGTGCGCTGCGTGGAGTACAAGCAGGCGCTGCTGTCGCCGCGCGCCGTGGACTCGCGCGCGCTCTGCGATCTCATACCCACCG GTGGTGCAAGTGTGTGTGCACCCACACAGTCGCACGTGTCACACGTGTGTGTGGAACTGCGCGTACTGCCCGCGTCACCGCCAGTGCCGCGTGCGCAGCCATACAGCGACAGTAGTGACACGCCGAAG GAAAGCTGCACAATGTGCTCACAGTCGAGTCCTGATGTGTCGGTGCCAGCACCAGCACCAGCTCGACCAATCAAGAGCTGCCTCAAGAAGCGCTCCTCGCAGCTGTCATGGAGCAGCTCGCTGCCGTCCATCCACCGGGAATGTGACGACAACAACCAATCACACACACAGCTAGTCAACACACACTCCCCCACGACTACCCACACATACACACCCACAGACAAAGTGCTCAACAAGATATCACACGACCTGGACTTCTTGTTGAACAGGACGCCGAGCCGCGCCGCCGACGCGTGCGCACAACGCATAGAGGAGGCGCCCACTTAG
- the LOC110373469 gene encoding uncharacterized protein LOC110373469 isoform X4, translating into MLSMRRLLSLTLLSLAAEHVRAQERDSEHQGPQPCGGHLKAAVGTITTPNFPNPFPVPIKCKWIIEHDIVNGTISIYFTQQYTTSGLTFTEYMYYDETYKLGERRALTVTEENITRIKWLQVQSPVLVVELNLNRVEGTQLRALGLLAVYGFNVTYEVRAPTRPPGPTSCSAIECRLLGHCYARQDYQEFFCSCFEGYSGADCGVGPRCPSTNLCKNGGTCRQMGPAAVSCICAPGYTGDLCEAQLAPPECGIEECAEVCKDGTACDCNPKDTDFASAKFETGLQVVGQVENISQEIVKELTTYLKASNITLEDEIEILNISSEAAGGARTARVRVWGARREAGALRAALARLAASRSRAHALRILPTAHHVEMQPALSLHTLVVNQRPELWEGSEFILTCMAYGSPNIAFTWYKDGVKINFNGTTRDIWTRTVSEDALGRRMSVLGVSEAKRLDGGKWSCAADDAGRRRCRALRLTVLRPPDIRLVPSTITVHKGDNVSITCLAGAGRVHGVLGFSWARERTLLPMVPGKEVWEDLYPAGSVLKLYNVQKSSEFRCQVSSVAGTNAKGVTMWALGADDVACESDASHGLRWPKTAPGAHATASCPPGHSGETTRFCEPKTGQQGVKWMLPDFSGCVAESLRDIYEQFTLISLGYSWGAVSHVSRQYGSVLRSLPTHPGEGQPPLTHASHMLQYLLSTAAQPADRYHSAEHLLNIYDTLLKHPDAFLDEEKIFDLQKAVVDTAGMRSDLDKRYQEFTVKTKSVHDDNAAHFELQPAPVGSEEWVVTSAGVELAAASGNASVVTVLYHNLGARLPSLRRYVEYNSTSSRSGRATEYTVASQQVQVSASGAGVDASLPHTVTLLFAHSKNYSAIASQLACGVRSRSSPRVWSMQACEVRVPEHTHVACRCRGLATIALFTVDRETLTDSEKDLRGIVKVTVSLGGAMCLVAALLQLLSLVAGSKARLPILLKAATAATHSAAVLALLECDTRQSACPGPLGWVCAACWCAGCAALCAQPLLLHAELAASATRAPSVGLLAGVCTLCWLTARLWGGAPLQLGAAANAVCGAGAALLAALTLCLALCAARTLRTVTHKLPPDRRSYVRERARVVRHTLVLLFTTSATQAAGVAYAQPGERTMPHVTALSVAALANGIAMLICYVICDEECLHAARRLLTLSSHNEWHESPEGDTSLSLYIKQGREVECSSSHVSPANTYWRAPPLEAASTMHRRESSGACVADIVRCVEYKQALLSPRAVDSRALCDLIPTGGASVCAPTQSHVSHVCVELRVLPASPPVPRAQPYSDSSDTPKESCTMCSQSSPDVSVPAPAPARPIKSCLKKRSSQLSWSSSLPSIHRECDDNNQSHTQLVNTHSPTTTHTYTPTDKVLNKISHDLDFLLNRTPSRAADACAQRIEEAPT; encoded by the exons GTGCAGAGTCCAGTGCTGGTGGTGGAGCTGAACCTGAACCGAGTGGAGGGCACGCAGCTGCGGGCGCTGGGCCTGCTGGCGGTGTACGGGTTCAACGTGACGTACGAGGTGCGCGCGCCGACGCGCCCGCCCGGGCCCACGTCGTGCAGCGCCATCGAGTGCAGGCTGCTCGGACACTGCTATGCGCGGCAAGACTACCA GGAGTTCTTCTGCTCGTGCTTCGAGGGCTACTCGGGCGCGGACTGCGGCGTGGGCCCGCGCTGCCCCAGCACCAACTTGTGCAAGAACGGCGGCACCTGCAG ACAGATGGGTCCAGCCGCCGTGAGCTGTATCTGCGCGCCGGGGTATACGGGCGATCTGTGCGAGGCGCAACTAGCGCCACCTG AATGTGGCATAGAAGAATGTGCAGAGGTTTGCAAAGATGGCACTGCATGTGACTGCAACCCAAAAGATACGGACTTtg CTTCAGCTAAATTCGAAACTGGACTGCAGGTAGTGGGCCAAGTTGAAAACATATCACAAGAAATTGTTAAAGAG TTAACAACGTATCTAAAAGCATCCAATATAACGCTGGAGGATGAAATAGAAATTCTTAATATTAG TTCAGAGGCGGCGGGTGGGGCGCGCACGGCCCGGGTGCGTGTGTGGGGCGCGCGGCGCGAGGCGGGGGCCCTGCGTGCGGCCCTGGCGCGCCTCGCCGCCTCGCGCAGCCGTGCGCACGCGCTGCGCATACTGCCCACTGCACACCACGTGGAAATGCAACCCGCGCTTAGTTTACAC ACTTTGGTAGTGAACCAGCGACCAGAACTATGGGAAGGCTCAGAGTTCATACTGACATGTATGGCGTACGGATCTCCCAACATTGCCTTCACGTGGTACAAAGACGGTGTCAAGATAAATTTTAATGGCACAACGAG AGATATTTGGACGCGCACAGTTTCAGAAGATGCACTAGGTCGTCGAATGTCTGTGTTGGGCGTATCAGAAGCAAAACGACTTGACGGTGGCAAGTGGTCCTGTGCAGCAGATGACGCTGGCAGGAGACGCTGTAGAGCGTTGAGGCTGACGGTGTTGAGACCGCCTGATATACGACTTGTACCTTCTACGATAACTGTCCATAAA GGTGATAATGTGAGTATCACGTGTCTGGCGGGAGCTGGCCGGGTACACGGCGTGCTCGGGTTCAGCTGGGCAAGGGAGAGGACGCTACTGCCGATGGTACCTGGCAAAGAGGTCTGGGAGGATCTGTACCCTGCGGGAAGCGTTCTCAAACTTTACAATGTGCAA AAATCCAGCGAGTTTCGATGTCAAGTATCATCAGTGGCCGGCACCAACGCCAAAGGTGTGACCATGTGGGCCCTAGGAGCTGATGACGTAGCGTGTGAGAGCGACGCCTCCCACGGTCTGCGCTGGCCGAAGACTGCTCCCGGTGCTCATGCGACTGCGTCCTGTCCGCCGGGCCATAGCGGGGAGACTACCAG GTTTTGTGAACCAAAGACGGGTCAGCAAGGTGTTAAGTGGATGCTGCCAGACTTCTCCGGCTGTGTTGCTGAATCACTGAGGGATATATATGAACAGTTTACCCTGATATCATTGGGGTACTCCTGGGGAGCGGTATCGCACGTGTCGCGGCAGTATGGCTCCGTGCTGCGGTCTCTGCCCACACACCCGGGTGAGGGCCAGCCTCCCCTCACACATGCATCTCACATGCTGCAGTACCTCCTGTCGACTGCGGCTCAACCTGCCGACCGGTACCACAGCGCCGAACATCTTCTCAACATCTACGACACCTTGCTCAAACACCCCGATGCTTTTTTGGATGAAGag aaaatcttcGATCTCCAAAAAGCTGTGGTAGATACAGCTGGTATGAGAAGTGACTTAGACAAGCGCTACCAAGAGTTCACAGTCAAAACTAAATCCGTACATGACGACAACGCGGCACACTTTGAGCTGCAGCCAGCTCCAGTGGGGAGTGAGGAGTGGGTCGTGACGTCAGCAGGAGTTGAGCTGGCGGCAGCCTCTGGAAACGCTTCCGTAGTGACCGTGCTTTACCATAACCTAGGAGCAAGATTACCGTCCTTGAGAAGATACGTAGAGTACAA CAGCACCTCTTCCAGGTCTGGCCGAGCGACAGAGTACACGGTAGCATCGCAACAAGTGCAAGTATCAGCGAGTGGCGCGGGAGTCGACGCTTCGCTTCCTCATACTGTGACACTGCTGTTCGCGCATTCCAAAAACTACAGTGCTATTG CGTCTCAGCTAGCATGCGGCGTTCGGTCGCGGTCGTCACCACGCGTGTGGAGCATGCAGGCGTGCGAGGTGCGCGTGCCTGAACACACGCACGTCGCGTGCCGCTGCCGGGGCCTCGCCACTATCGCACTCTTCACTGTCGACAGGGAGACACTC ACAGACTCAGAAAAAGATCTTCGAGGAATAGTGAAAGTCACAGTGAGCCTTGGAGGTGCAATGTGTCTTGTTGCGGCATTACTGCAGCTCCTCAGTCTGGTGGCCGGTAGCAAGGCCAGGCTGCCCATACTGCTCAAAGCCGCCACTGCTGCCACGCATTCCGCAGCGGTGTTGGCTCTCCTGGAGTGCGACACGCGGCAG TCGGCGTGTCCCGGGCCGCTGGGCTGGGTATGCGCGGCGTGCTGGTGTGCGGGCTGTGCCGCGCTGTGTGCGCAGCCACTGCTCCTGCACGCTGAGCTGGCTGCCTCGGCTACACGCGCGCCCTCTGTCGGCCTGCTGGCGG GCGTGTGCACGCTGTGCTGGCTGACAGCGCGACTGTGGGGCGGTGCACCACTGCAGCTCGGCGCAGCTGCTAACGCCGTGTGTGGCGCGGGCGCCGCACTGTTGGCCGCGCTCACCCTTTGCCTTGCTCTCTGTGCAGCCAGGACGTTACGAACG GTGACACACAAGCTACCCCCCGATAGACGCTCGTACGTGCGGGAGCGCGCACGTGTTGTGCGGCACACATTAGTGTTATTATTCACAACGTCAGCAACACAGGCGGCTGGGGTTGCGTACGCGCAGCCGGGCGAGAGGACCATGCCTCACGTCACCGCACTGTCAGTTGCTGCTCTCGCCAAC GGCATAGCAATGCTGATATGCTACGTGATCTGTGATGAAGAGTGTCTGCATGCCGCGAGACGGCTACTCACACTCTCCTCCCACAACGAGTGGCACGAGTCACCGGAGGGAGACACCTCGCTTAGTT TGTACATAAAGCAAGGACGTGAGGTGGAGTGCTCTTCATCCCACGTGTCACCAGCCAACACATACTGGCGAGCGCCTCCGCTGGAGGCTGCCAGCACAATGCACAG GcgcgagtcgagcggcgcgtgCGTGGCGGACATAGTGCGCTGCGTGGAGTACAAGCAGGCGCTGCTGTCGCCGCGCGCCGTGGACTCGCGCGCGCTCTGCGATCTCATACCCACCG GTGGTGCAAGTGTGTGTGCACCCACACAGTCGCACGTGTCACACGTGTGTGTGGAACTGCGCGTACTGCCCGCGTCACCGCCAGTGCCGCGTGCGCAGCCATACAGCGACAGTAGTGACACGCCGAAG GAAAGCTGCACAATGTGCTCACAGTCGAGTCCTGATGTGTCGGTGCCAGCACCAGCACCAGCTCGACCAATCAAGAGCTGCCTCAAGAAGCGCTCCTCGCAGCTGTCATGGAGCAGCTCGCTGCCGTCCATCCACCGGGAATGTGACGACAACAACCAATCACACACACAGCTAGTCAACACACACTCCCCCACGACTACCCACACATACACACCCACAGACAAAGTGCTCAACAAGATATCACACGACCTGGACTTCTTGTTGAACAGGACGCCGAGCCGCGCCGCCGACGCGTGCGCACAACGCATAGAGGAGGCGCCCACTTAG